In Macadamia integrifolia cultivar HAES 741 chromosome 5, SCU_Mint_v3, whole genome shotgun sequence, a single window of DNA contains:
- the LOC122079973 gene encoding RNA-binding protein 25-like isoform X4: protein MADPLSSSPVTPETQPGGTSESVQPDLQSISSDPSHPSPVPSSSLIPPSSSAISYTPVAETPNSNPPIITPPPPSVQSFAPSSIVPGAILPSAPSFRPVLPTPQFSPPPNPNFLNPNIQNPNVQPPGVNPVSIMLPGASGASGAGSVMVSVSPLRPTGIYQAPPGVPPTSAMRSYPQMPNGFPTAPSTTPQGMVHPPGIPRFPTPYPAMVRPPFPPRPPGVIGVVPPLSCPPIPGIRPPIVPIVVRPVVSIVPPTEKPQTTVYVGKIAATVENHFMLSLLRLCGDVKSWKRAQDPSDGTPRGFGFCEFESAEGVLRALRLLSKFNVDGQELVFNVNQATREYLERYVEKKTEREKKPKETENEDTEKEQESQPGSEKSKLQKTSEEHLKKDENDSADKENQDNSSFGIVTDEDREADRDALEKLKSMIEERIKTKPPPPPPALTTADSSAKSNSEVPSKSRDEDSDVDIMKDDAAEDKNDDETTSENKPSNEHDKSETSSPGRRRYDRHSRDRDRERDLKREKERELERYERERERERVRRERQQELKIREAERLFKERVKEWEAREREKEHQRHNEKEREKERERERRREIRDQEVESDDDDTRKRRHRSSAYEEKRKKRQREKEDDLADRLREEEEIAEAKRRAIEELQMQKDEPKVEVANGVERSSMREESITEQAYESDSGHVNHAIAVSDMRQSNNAPARKLGFGLVGSGKRTTAPSVFHEEDDDDAEKEKKMRPLVPLDYSTDELQVAQPAVSGAPSPNLAAAAEFAKRISNANPKEDKFDADKEKNRRSTDKLSHRDRDRINDDNNRARDENREKKLLDAKQLIDMIPKTKEELFSYKINWAVYDKHELHERMRPWISKKITEFLGEEEETLVDYIVSSTKQHVQASQMLDLLHNILDDEAEMFVLKMWRMLIFEIKKVERSFSEA from the exons ATGGCGGATCCTCTATCCTCGTCACCTGTCACTCCAGAAACCCAACCAGGAGGAACTTCTGAATCTGTACAACCAGACCTTCAATCAATCTCATCAGATCCATCACATCCTTCGCCCGTACCTTCGTCATCGTTGATACCACCTTCGTCTTCTGCTATTTCTTATACTCCTGTCGCAGAAACCCCTAATTCAAATCCTCCAATCATAACTCCACCGCCTCCTTCAGTTCAGTCATTTGCACCGTCTTCAATCGTTCCCGGTGCTATCCTTCCATCGGCTCCGTCATTCCGTCCTGTTCTGCCGACTCCTCAGTTCTCTCCacccccaaaccctaatttcttgAACCCTAACATTCAGAATCCCAATGTCCAACCTCCTGGAGTTAACCCTGTTTCCATCATGCTCCCCGGTGCGAGCGGTGCGAGCGGAGCTGGTTCCGTTATGGTCTCGGTATCTCCCTTACGACCCACTGGTATATACCAGGCTCCCCCTGGCGTTCCTCCCACTTCCGCCATGAGATCATACCCGCAGATGCCTAATGGATTTCCGACGGCGCCCTCGACTACTCCTCAGGGAATGGTACATCCTCCCG GAATTCCTCGGTTCCCAACTCCATATCCAGCTATGGTTCGCCCCCCTTTTCCTCCACGTCCTCCTGGAGTGATTGGTGTGGTTCCGCCACTGTCATGCCCTCCTATTCCAGGAATCCGTCCTCCAATTGTCCCCATTGTTGTCAGGCCAGTTGTTTCTATTGTTCCTCCAACGGAGAAACCTCAGACCACTGTTTATGTTGGAAAGATAGCTGCAACTGTTGAAAACCATTTTATGCTTTCACTCCTTCGG CTTTGTGGAGATGTGAAGAGTTGGAAACGCGCTCAAGATCCCTCTGATGGAACTCCAAGAGGCTTTGGGTTCTGTGAATTTGAGTCTGCAGAAGGTGTTCTTCGTGCACTGCGCCTGCTGAGTAAATTTAATGTAGATGGGCAAGAGCTGGTG TTCAATGTTAATCAAGCAACAAGAGAATACCTGGAGCGCTATGTTGAGAAGAaaactgaaagagaaaagaaacctaaagaaactgaaaatgaagatactgaaaaagagcaagaaagtCAGCCAGGTTCTGAGAAAAGCAAACTTCAAAAGACCTCCGAGGAGCACTTGAAGAAGGATGAGAATGATTCAGCGGATAAAGAAAATCAAGACAATTCCTCCTTTGGTATTGTGACTGATGAAGATCGAGAAGCTGACAGAGATGCTTTGGAGAAGCTTAAAAGTATGATTGAAGAGAGGATAAAGACTAAACCACCACCGCCTCCACCTGCTCTGACTACTGCCGATAGTTCTGCAAAGTCAAACTCTGAAGTTCCTTCCAAATCAAGGGATGAGGACTCAGATGTGGATATAATGAAAGATG ATGCAGCAGAAGATAAAAATGATGATGAGACAACTAGTGAGAACAAGCCCTCTAATGAGCATGATAAGTCTGAAACAAGCTCACCGGGCAGGAGAAGGTATGACAGGCACAGCAGAGATAGGGACAGGGAGCGGGATTTAAAACGGGAGAAAGAACGGGAACTGGAAAGATatgaaagggaaagggagagagaacgAGTGAGGAGGGAAAGGCAACAAGAGTTGAAGATTCGAGAGGCTGAGCGTTTATTCAAGGAGCGAGTTAAGGAGTGggaggcgagagagagagagaaagagcatcAACGCCATaatgaaaaggagagagagaaggaaagggaaCGGGAGCGCCGGAGGGAGATCAGAGATCAAGAGGTTGagagtgatgatgatgatacaaGAAAAAGGAGGCACAGGAGTAGTGCTTatgaggagaagaggaagaaaagacaACGGGAGAAGGAGGATGACCTGGCTGACAGATTacgagaagaggaagaaattgcagaGGCAAAGAGGAGAGCTATTGAGGAGCTGCAGATGCAGAAAGATGAACCCAAGGTTGAGGTAGCTAATGGAGTTGAACGGTCCAGTATGCGAGAAGAAAGCATTACTGAACAGGCTTATGAAAGTGATTCTGGTCATGTCAATCATGCTA TTGCTGTGTCAGATATGCGGCAGAGTAACAATGCACCTGCTCGGAAGCTGGGGTTCGGTCTGGTAGGATCAGGAAAACGAACTACTGCTCCTTCAGTTTTCcatgaagaggatgatgatgatgctgagaaggagaaaaaaatgagacCTTTGGTTCCCCTTGATTACTCCACCGATGAACTTCAGGTTGCCCAACCTGCTGTTTCTGGGGCACCATCTCCAAATTTGGCTGCAGCAGCTGAATTTGCTAAGCGTATCTCCAATGCTAATCCGAAAGAAGATAAGTTTGATGCtgataaggaaaaaaataggCGTTCTACTGACAAACTGAGTCATCGTGATCGGGACCGTATTAATGATGATAATAATCGTGCCAGAGATGAAAACAGGGAGAAGAAACTTTTAGATGCAAAACAGTTGATTGATATGATCCCAAAGACCAAAGAGGAGTTGTTTTCGTATAAGATTAACTGGGCTGTGTATGACAAG CATGAGTTGCATGAGAGGATGAGACCCTGGATCTCAAAGAAGATTACAGAATTTCTAGGCGAAGAGGAAGAGACTCTTGTTGACTACATAGTGTCCAGTACTAAACAGCATGTACAGGCATCCCAGATGCTGGACCTGCTGCATAATATTTTGGATGATGAAGCTGAAATGTTTGTGCTCAAGATGTGGAGGATGCTCATTTTTGAAATCAAGAAGGTAGAGAGGTCTTTCTCTGAAGCCTAG
- the LOC122079973 gene encoding RNA-binding protein 25-like isoform X1: MADPLSSSPVTPETQPGGTSESVQPDLQSISSDPSHPSPVPSSSLIPPSSSAISYTPVAETPNSNPPIITPPPPSVQSFAPSSIVPGAILPSAPSFRPVLPTPQFSPPPNPNFLNPNIQNPNVQPPGVNPVSIMLPGASGASGAGSVMVSVSPLRPTGIYQAPPGVPPTSAMRSYPQMPNGFPTAPSTTPQGMVHPPGIPRFPTPYPAMVRPPFPPRPPGVIGVVPPLSCPPIPGIRPPIVPIVVRPVVSIVPPTEKPQTTVYVGKIAATVENHFMLSLLRLCGDVKSWKRAQDPSDGTPRGFGFCEFESAEGVLRALRLLSKFNVDGQELVFNVNQATREYLERYVEKKTEREKKPKETENEDTEKEQESQPGSEKSKLQKTSEEHLKKDENDSADKENQDNSSFGIVTDEDREADRDALEKLKSMIEERIKTKPPPPPPALTTADSSAKSNSEVPSKSRDEDSDVDIMKDDAAEDKNDDETTSENKPSNEHDKSETSSPGRRRYDRHSRDRDRERDLKREKERELERYERERERERVRRERQQELKIREAERLFKERVKEWEAREREKEHQRHNEKEREKERERERRREIRDQEVESDDDDTRKRRHRSSAYEEKRKKRQREKEDDLADRLREEEEIAEAKRRAIEELQMQKDEPKVEVANGVERSSMREESITEQAYESDSGHVNHASDMILDFSNGVTDESTTVAVSDMRQSNNAPARKLGFGLVGSGKRTTAPSVFHEEDDDDAEKEKKMRPLVPLDYSTDELQVAQPAVSGAPSPNLAAAAEFAKRISNANPKEDKFDADKEKNRRSTDKLSHRDRDRINDDNNRARDENREKKLLDAKQLIDMIPKTKEELFSYKINWAVYDKHELHERMRPWISKKITEFLGEEEETLVDYIVSSTKQHVQASQMLDLLHNILDDEAEMFVLKMWRMLIFEIKKVERSFSEA; encoded by the exons ATGGCGGATCCTCTATCCTCGTCACCTGTCACTCCAGAAACCCAACCAGGAGGAACTTCTGAATCTGTACAACCAGACCTTCAATCAATCTCATCAGATCCATCACATCCTTCGCCCGTACCTTCGTCATCGTTGATACCACCTTCGTCTTCTGCTATTTCTTATACTCCTGTCGCAGAAACCCCTAATTCAAATCCTCCAATCATAACTCCACCGCCTCCTTCAGTTCAGTCATTTGCACCGTCTTCAATCGTTCCCGGTGCTATCCTTCCATCGGCTCCGTCATTCCGTCCTGTTCTGCCGACTCCTCAGTTCTCTCCacccccaaaccctaatttcttgAACCCTAACATTCAGAATCCCAATGTCCAACCTCCTGGAGTTAACCCTGTTTCCATCATGCTCCCCGGTGCGAGCGGTGCGAGCGGAGCTGGTTCCGTTATGGTCTCGGTATCTCCCTTACGACCCACTGGTATATACCAGGCTCCCCCTGGCGTTCCTCCCACTTCCGCCATGAGATCATACCCGCAGATGCCTAATGGATTTCCGACGGCGCCCTCGACTACTCCTCAGGGAATGGTACATCCTCCCG GAATTCCTCGGTTCCCAACTCCATATCCAGCTATGGTTCGCCCCCCTTTTCCTCCACGTCCTCCTGGAGTGATTGGTGTGGTTCCGCCACTGTCATGCCCTCCTATTCCAGGAATCCGTCCTCCAATTGTCCCCATTGTTGTCAGGCCAGTTGTTTCTATTGTTCCTCCAACGGAGAAACCTCAGACCACTGTTTATGTTGGAAAGATAGCTGCAACTGTTGAAAACCATTTTATGCTTTCACTCCTTCGG CTTTGTGGAGATGTGAAGAGTTGGAAACGCGCTCAAGATCCCTCTGATGGAACTCCAAGAGGCTTTGGGTTCTGTGAATTTGAGTCTGCAGAAGGTGTTCTTCGTGCACTGCGCCTGCTGAGTAAATTTAATGTAGATGGGCAAGAGCTGGTG TTCAATGTTAATCAAGCAACAAGAGAATACCTGGAGCGCTATGTTGAGAAGAaaactgaaagagaaaagaaacctaaagaaactgaaaatgaagatactgaaaaagagcaagaaagtCAGCCAGGTTCTGAGAAAAGCAAACTTCAAAAGACCTCCGAGGAGCACTTGAAGAAGGATGAGAATGATTCAGCGGATAAAGAAAATCAAGACAATTCCTCCTTTGGTATTGTGACTGATGAAGATCGAGAAGCTGACAGAGATGCTTTGGAGAAGCTTAAAAGTATGATTGAAGAGAGGATAAAGACTAAACCACCACCGCCTCCACCTGCTCTGACTACTGCCGATAGTTCTGCAAAGTCAAACTCTGAAGTTCCTTCCAAATCAAGGGATGAGGACTCAGATGTGGATATAATGAAAGATG ATGCAGCAGAAGATAAAAATGATGATGAGACAACTAGTGAGAACAAGCCCTCTAATGAGCATGATAAGTCTGAAACAAGCTCACCGGGCAGGAGAAGGTATGACAGGCACAGCAGAGATAGGGACAGGGAGCGGGATTTAAAACGGGAGAAAGAACGGGAACTGGAAAGATatgaaagggaaagggagagagaacgAGTGAGGAGGGAAAGGCAACAAGAGTTGAAGATTCGAGAGGCTGAGCGTTTATTCAAGGAGCGAGTTAAGGAGTGggaggcgagagagagagagaaagagcatcAACGCCATaatgaaaaggagagagagaaggaaagggaaCGGGAGCGCCGGAGGGAGATCAGAGATCAAGAGGTTGagagtgatgatgatgatacaaGAAAAAGGAGGCACAGGAGTAGTGCTTatgaggagaagaggaagaaaagacaACGGGAGAAGGAGGATGACCTGGCTGACAGATTacgagaagaggaagaaattgcagaGGCAAAGAGGAGAGCTATTGAGGAGCTGCAGATGCAGAAAGATGAACCCAAGGTTGAGGTAGCTAATGGAGTTGAACGGTCCAGTATGCGAGAAGAAAGCATTACTGAACAGGCTTATGAAAGTGATTCTGGTCATGTCAATCATGCTA GCGATATGATTCTAGATTTTAGTAATGGTGTTACCGATGAATCAACCACAGTTGCTGTGTCAGATATGCGGCAGAGTAACAATGCACCTGCTCGGAAGCTGGGGTTCGGTCTGGTAGGATCAGGAAAACGAACTACTGCTCCTTCAGTTTTCcatgaagaggatgatgatgatgctgagaaggagaaaaaaatgagacCTTTGGTTCCCCTTGATTACTCCACCGATGAACTTCAGGTTGCCCAACCTGCTGTTTCTGGGGCACCATCTCCAAATTTGGCTGCAGCAGCTGAATTTGCTAAGCGTATCTCCAATGCTAATCCGAAAGAAGATAAGTTTGATGCtgataaggaaaaaaataggCGTTCTACTGACAAACTGAGTCATCGTGATCGGGACCGTATTAATGATGATAATAATCGTGCCAGAGATGAAAACAGGGAGAAGAAACTTTTAGATGCAAAACAGTTGATTGATATGATCCCAAAGACCAAAGAGGAGTTGTTTTCGTATAAGATTAACTGGGCTGTGTATGACAAG CATGAGTTGCATGAGAGGATGAGACCCTGGATCTCAAAGAAGATTACAGAATTTCTAGGCGAAGAGGAAGAGACTCTTGTTGACTACATAGTGTCCAGTACTAAACAGCATGTACAGGCATCCCAGATGCTGGACCTGCTGCATAATATTTTGGATGATGAAGCTGAAATGTTTGTGCTCAAGATGTGGAGGATGCTCATTTTTGAAATCAAGAAGGTAGAGAGGTCTTTCTCTGAAGCCTAG
- the LOC122079973 gene encoding RNA-binding protein 25-like isoform X5, whose product MADPLSSSPVTPETQPGGTSESVQPDLQSISSDPSHPSPVPSSSLIPPSSSAISYTPVAETPNSNPPIITPPPPSVQSFAPSSIVPGAILPSAPSFRPVLPTPQFSPPPNPNFLNPNIQNPNVQPPGVNPVSIMLPGASGASGAGSVMVSVSPLRPTGIYQAPPGVPPTSAMRSYPQMPNGFPTAPSTTPQGMVHPPGIPRFPTPYPAMVRPPFPPRPPGVIGVVPPLSCPPIPGIRPPIVPIVVRPVVSIVPPTEKPQTTVYVGKIAATVENHFMLSLLRLCGDVKSWKRAQDPSDGTPRGFGFCEFESAEGVLRALRLLSKFNVDGQELVFNVNQATREYLERYVEKKTEREKKPKETENEDTEKEQESQPGSEKSKLQKTSEEHLKKDENDSADKENQDNSSFGIVTDEDREADRDALEKLKSMIEERIKTKPPPPPPALTTADSSAKSNSEVPSKSRDEDSDVDIMKDDAAEDKNDDETTSENKPSNEHDKSETSSPGRRRYDRHSRDRDRERDLKREKERELERYERERERERVRRERQQELKIREAERLFKERVKEWEAREREKEHQRHNEKEREKERERERRREIRDQEVESDDDDTRKRRHRSSAYEEKRKKRQREKEDDLADRLREEEEIAEAKRRAIEELQMQKDEPKVEVANGVERSSMREESITEQAYESDSGHVNHANMRQSNNAPARKLGFGLVGSGKRTTAPSVFHEEDDDDAEKEKKMRPLVPLDYSTDELQVAQPAVSGAPSPNLAAAAEFAKRISNANPKEDKFDADKEKNRRSTDKLSHRDRDRINDDNNRARDENREKKLLDAKQLIDMIPKTKEELFSYKINWAVYDKHELHERMRPWISKKITEFLGEEEETLVDYIVSSTKQHVQASQMLDLLHNILDDEAEMFVLKMWRMLIFEIKKVERSFSEA is encoded by the exons ATGGCGGATCCTCTATCCTCGTCACCTGTCACTCCAGAAACCCAACCAGGAGGAACTTCTGAATCTGTACAACCAGACCTTCAATCAATCTCATCAGATCCATCACATCCTTCGCCCGTACCTTCGTCATCGTTGATACCACCTTCGTCTTCTGCTATTTCTTATACTCCTGTCGCAGAAACCCCTAATTCAAATCCTCCAATCATAACTCCACCGCCTCCTTCAGTTCAGTCATTTGCACCGTCTTCAATCGTTCCCGGTGCTATCCTTCCATCGGCTCCGTCATTCCGTCCTGTTCTGCCGACTCCTCAGTTCTCTCCacccccaaaccctaatttcttgAACCCTAACATTCAGAATCCCAATGTCCAACCTCCTGGAGTTAACCCTGTTTCCATCATGCTCCCCGGTGCGAGCGGTGCGAGCGGAGCTGGTTCCGTTATGGTCTCGGTATCTCCCTTACGACCCACTGGTATATACCAGGCTCCCCCTGGCGTTCCTCCCACTTCCGCCATGAGATCATACCCGCAGATGCCTAATGGATTTCCGACGGCGCCCTCGACTACTCCTCAGGGAATGGTACATCCTCCCG GAATTCCTCGGTTCCCAACTCCATATCCAGCTATGGTTCGCCCCCCTTTTCCTCCACGTCCTCCTGGAGTGATTGGTGTGGTTCCGCCACTGTCATGCCCTCCTATTCCAGGAATCCGTCCTCCAATTGTCCCCATTGTTGTCAGGCCAGTTGTTTCTATTGTTCCTCCAACGGAGAAACCTCAGACCACTGTTTATGTTGGAAAGATAGCTGCAACTGTTGAAAACCATTTTATGCTTTCACTCCTTCGG CTTTGTGGAGATGTGAAGAGTTGGAAACGCGCTCAAGATCCCTCTGATGGAACTCCAAGAGGCTTTGGGTTCTGTGAATTTGAGTCTGCAGAAGGTGTTCTTCGTGCACTGCGCCTGCTGAGTAAATTTAATGTAGATGGGCAAGAGCTGGTG TTCAATGTTAATCAAGCAACAAGAGAATACCTGGAGCGCTATGTTGAGAAGAaaactgaaagagaaaagaaacctaaagaaactgaaaatgaagatactgaaaaagagcaagaaagtCAGCCAGGTTCTGAGAAAAGCAAACTTCAAAAGACCTCCGAGGAGCACTTGAAGAAGGATGAGAATGATTCAGCGGATAAAGAAAATCAAGACAATTCCTCCTTTGGTATTGTGACTGATGAAGATCGAGAAGCTGACAGAGATGCTTTGGAGAAGCTTAAAAGTATGATTGAAGAGAGGATAAAGACTAAACCACCACCGCCTCCACCTGCTCTGACTACTGCCGATAGTTCTGCAAAGTCAAACTCTGAAGTTCCTTCCAAATCAAGGGATGAGGACTCAGATGTGGATATAATGAAAGATG ATGCAGCAGAAGATAAAAATGATGATGAGACAACTAGTGAGAACAAGCCCTCTAATGAGCATGATAAGTCTGAAACAAGCTCACCGGGCAGGAGAAGGTATGACAGGCACAGCAGAGATAGGGACAGGGAGCGGGATTTAAAACGGGAGAAAGAACGGGAACTGGAAAGATatgaaagggaaagggagagagaacgAGTGAGGAGGGAAAGGCAACAAGAGTTGAAGATTCGAGAGGCTGAGCGTTTATTCAAGGAGCGAGTTAAGGAGTGggaggcgagagagagagagaaagagcatcAACGCCATaatgaaaaggagagagagaaggaaagggaaCGGGAGCGCCGGAGGGAGATCAGAGATCAAGAGGTTGagagtgatgatgatgatacaaGAAAAAGGAGGCACAGGAGTAGTGCTTatgaggagaagaggaagaaaagacaACGGGAGAAGGAGGATGACCTGGCTGACAGATTacgagaagaggaagaaattgcagaGGCAAAGAGGAGAGCTATTGAGGAGCTGCAGATGCAGAAAGATGAACCCAAGGTTGAGGTAGCTAATGGAGTTGAACGGTCCAGTATGCGAGAAGAAAGCATTACTGAACAGGCTTATGAAAGTGATTCTGGTCATGTCAATCATGCTA ATATGCGGCAGAGTAACAATGCACCTGCTCGGAAGCTGGGGTTCGGTCTGGTAGGATCAGGAAAACGAACTACTGCTCCTTCAGTTTTCcatgaagaggatgatgatgatgctgagaaggagaaaaaaatgagacCTTTGGTTCCCCTTGATTACTCCACCGATGAACTTCAGGTTGCCCAACCTGCTGTTTCTGGGGCACCATCTCCAAATTTGGCTGCAGCAGCTGAATTTGCTAAGCGTATCTCCAATGCTAATCCGAAAGAAGATAAGTTTGATGCtgataaggaaaaaaataggCGTTCTACTGACAAACTGAGTCATCGTGATCGGGACCGTATTAATGATGATAATAATCGTGCCAGAGATGAAAACAGGGAGAAGAAACTTTTAGATGCAAAACAGTTGATTGATATGATCCCAAAGACCAAAGAGGAGTTGTTTTCGTATAAGATTAACTGGGCTGTGTATGACAAG CATGAGTTGCATGAGAGGATGAGACCCTGGATCTCAAAGAAGATTACAGAATTTCTAGGCGAAGAGGAAGAGACTCTTGTTGACTACATAGTGTCCAGTACTAAACAGCATGTACAGGCATCCCAGATGCTGGACCTGCTGCATAATATTTTGGATGATGAAGCTGAAATGTTTGTGCTCAAGATGTGGAGGATGCTCATTTTTGAAATCAAGAAGGTAGAGAGGTCTTTCTCTGAAGCCTAG